The proteins below are encoded in one region of Triticum aestivum cultivar Chinese Spring chromosome 1B, IWGSC CS RefSeq v2.1, whole genome shotgun sequence:
- the LOC123079436 gene encoding uncharacterized protein — protein MAAGAGGRRDGGKVGEAAARRRRGGERRREFVFLRSPNRNLATRGGRDDPGGGDDAGGEAKPFAGMRFKLFGFSPEVETKYTAALESGGAIPSKFFGVDSGCSHLIVSTYDVNHDNEWCTKGEKGGAAVVNDLWLDHCLKQRRLIPAGKVIYKPFMRGGILVSSKLHICCSGYQHEELQDIQRMVHLIGGNFHEKWSRKATHAICNMFNGEIYEKADERGIPIVNHSWLSDSLNAGVILPCDKYCVPGQEVQQCEDNFKRAYEHLSETGQTEIKSKSSGAKTPDGRSISIRADRLTQSTGNKKLRVETNFISKPKIVRTLQFKSDKKTSLDNYVKPDDRVVSIIYPDEEIPRDLTAPILKRVLRKSYLPLGRLHVENLSLGGKFGCHNFMVSDPHETVELCDVITEELTPEGRKADKKAFVKMVKGLFEWVPRDVRVWLQNIEDGWDDALLMNHIYMFDSDSTFGQFITLYQGVLKLKEKGGQKYKDFIELPRMQSYNGWHAIGFKWKILRANMDYIDPREEQLDVLEKARLELKREKDPSRKNVFGLLRTVKNTWSHPARHLQEFFLAIMISEYLQLLSDVQKALYDCGYYGQNLSLMDFP, from the exons TTCGTCTTCCTCCGATCCCCAAATCGTAACCTAGCCACGCGAGGCGGCCGAGATGACCCCGGCGGCGGAGATGacgccggcggcgaggcgaaacCGTTCGCCGGCATGCGCTTCAAACTATTCGGTTTCAGCCCCGAGGTTGAGACTAAG TATACTGCTGCCTTGGAGAGCGGAGGAGCAATACCATCCAAGTTCTTTGGGGTGGATTCAGGGTGTAGTCATCTAATTGTATCAACATATGACGTTAACCAT GATAATGAGTGGTGCACCAAGGGAGAAAAGGGTGGAGCTGCAGTTGTTAATGACCTTTGGTTGGACCATTGCCTCAAGCAAAGGCGCTTAATTCCTGCTGGGAAG GTTATCTACAAACCTTTTATGAGAGGTGGAATCCTGGTTTCCTCAAAGTTACATATATGCTGCTCGGGCTATCAACATGAAGAGCTTCAAGATATCCAG AGAATGGTTCATTTGATTGGAGGCAATTTCCATGAGAAATGGAGCCGAAAAGCTACTCATGCTATATGCAATATGTTCAATG GTGAAATATACGAGAAAGCTGATGAACGTGGTATTCCAATCGTGAATCACAGTTGGCTTTCGGACAG TCTAAATGCAGGGGTCATTCTTCCATGTGACAAATATTGTGTACC TGGTCAGGAAGTTCAGCAATGTGAGGATAATTTCAAAAGAGCATATGAACATCTATCAGAGACTGGTCAAACTGAGATAAAAAGCAAATCATCTGGAGCAAAAACACCAGATGGCAGATCAATAAGCATTAGAGCAGACAG GTTAACACAGTCAACGGGTAACAAAAAGCTGAGGGTTGAAACAAACTTCATCTCTAAACCAAAGATCGTCCGTACCTTGCAGTTCAAGTCCGACAAGAAGACTTCTCTTGATAACTATGTTAAACCCGACGACCGGGTTGTCTCCATCATATACCCAGATGAGGAGATCCCTCGGGACTTAACTGCTCCAATCTTGAAAAGGGTTCTACGGAAATCATATCTTCCACTTGGCCGTTTGCACGTAGAGAATCTATCCCTAGGAGGAAAGTTCGGCTGCCACAACTTTATGGTCTCTGATCCTCACGAGACTGTAGAGCTGTGCGATGTCATTACAGAGGAGCTGACACCTGAAGGTAGAAAGGCAGACAAGAAGGCCTTTGTGAAAATGGTGAAGGGTCTTTTCGAATGGGTGCCAAGGGATGTCAGGGTCTGGTTGCAGAACATTGAGGATGGCTGGGATGACGCTCTTCTGATGAATCACATCTACATGTTTGACTCAGACTCAACATTCGGCCAGTTCATCACTTTGTACCAAGGTGTGCTGAAGCTGAAGGAGAAGGGAGGTCAGAAGTACAAAGACTTCATCGAGCTTCCTCGCATGCAAAGCTACAACGGTTGGCATGCTATCGGGTTTAAGTGGAAAATTCTTCGTGCTAACATGGACTACATAGATCCAAGAGAAGAACAGCTCGATGTACTTGAGAAAGCAAGACTGGAGCTGAAGAGAGAGAAGGATCCCTCAAGGAAGAACGTGTTTGGTCTCCTGAGGACAGTCAAGAATACTTGGTCGCACCCTGCGAGGCACTTGCAAGAATTCTTCCTAGCCATCATGATTAGTGAGTACTTGCAGCTACTATCGGATGTCCAGAAAGCACTGTATGACTGTGGGTATTATGGACAGAATCTGAGCCTCATGGACTTCCCCTGA
- the LOC123136264 gene encoding protein IQ-DOMAIN 3 isoform X2: MGKKVRWFDAVQRILSSSEPDREEKEGKQPAERPTSKSSFKKLWQFGKSSTSTSSSSATPETAPAAQQQPPPQPDQQDAVEAKSAGTTSEQNDGGLRAAALAAPVAAQQPAEATAVVTPRAPARSKEELAVVRIQTACRGYLVRKGYKARAQARLMSLLEGVAVKRQTEDALYSMQMMTRVQTQIYARRVNKDKALKSQAQPKQGPDKTKIGEGWDHTHQSKEQIEATLATKQEAASRRQRALSYALSHQWRNRSPSSSSSSGRGRVTPTLSHPPTFMDPGCPNWGWSLAERCMAASRPWESQTAPPDVKDRAAPAKSVGRAASPRVSISVQIPTTPTGRSARPAGRSSPSTPTQSRSPSALGKTVASPRRAPSPKGSPFKGSGSMLSERPRSSQEHLGTSGVGGGEDKEASLRRTTSLRSGELPGRLSPRAREVDAGETGGAPVTPSYMQATKSVKAKARCASPAAADKAELPERATLVSSPSMKRRPSLEFAEKQGVSSPRTPRTPTTPSKAKAEIRTKRSPSPRL; the protein is encoded by the exons ATGGGGAAGAAGGTGAGGTGGTTTGACGCCGTGCAGAGGATCCTGAGCTCGTCGGAACCTGATCGCGAGGAGAAGGAAGGCAAGCAG ccggccgagaggCCGACGAGTAAATCGAGCTTCAAGAAGCTATGGCAGTTCGGCAAGTCCAGCACgtccacttcttcctcctccgcgACGCCGGAGACTGCTCCCGCGGCCCAGCAGCAGCCTCCTCCGCAGCCTGATCAGCAGGACGCTGTGGAGGCCAAGTCCGCCGGCACGACGAGCGAGCAAAACGATGGTGGACTCCGAGCCGCGGCGCTCGCCGCGCCGGTGGCTGCGCAGCAGCCGGCAGAGGCCACGGCCGTCGTCACGCCAAGAGCGCCCGCGCGGTCGAAGGAGGAGCTTGCCGTCGTCAGGATTCAGACGGCTTGCAGGGGCTACCTG GTAAGGAAGGGGTACAAGGCGAGAGCACAGGCTCGGCTGATGTCGCTGCTGGAGGGGGTCGCCGTGAAGCGCCAGACGGAGGATGCGCTGTACAGCATGCAGATGATGACGAGGGTTCAGACGCAGATATACGCCAGGAGGGTCAACAAGGACAAGGCTCTCAAGAGTCAGGCCCAGCCTAAGCAAGGGCCTGACAAAACCAAG ATTGGTGAAGGCTGGGATCACACTCACCAGTCCAAGGAGCAGATCGAGGCCACGCTCGCGACGAAGCAGGAGGCCGCGTCGAGGCGGCAGAGGGCCCTGTCCTACGCCTTATCTCACCAG TGGAGGAACAGgagcccttcttcttcatcttcctcgggGCGAGGGAGAGTGACACCCACGCTGTCGCACCCTCCAACGTTCATGGACCCTGGCTGCCCCAACTGGGGCTGGAGCTTGGCGGAGCGCTGTATGGCGGCGTCCAGGCCGTGGGAGAGCCAGACCGCGCCGCCGGACGTCAAGGACCGCGCTGCTCCCGCGAAGAGCGTCGGCCGGGCCGCCAGCCCGAGGGTGTCCATCTCAGTCCAGATTCCCACCACGCCGACGGGCAGGTCCGCTCGGCCGGCCGGCCGGTCGTCGCCGTCGACCCCGACGCAGTCGCGGTCCCCCTCGGCGCTGGGGAAGACGGTCGCGTCGCCCCGGCGGGCTCCGAGCCCGAAGGGTAGCCCGTTCAAAGGGTCGGGAAGCATGCTGTCGGAGCGCCCGCGGAGCAGCCAGGAGCACCTGGGGACAAGCGGTGTCGGCGGTGGCGAAGACAAGGAGGCCTCGCTGCGACGGACGACGAGCTTGCGGTCGGGGGAGCTGCCGGGGAGGCTGAGTCCACGAGCGAGAGAGGTCGACGCAGGCGAGACGGGCGGCGCGCCGGTGACGCCCAGCTACATGCAGGCGACCAAGTCCGTGAAGGCCAAGGCCCGGTGCGCGAGCCCCGCGGCGGCTGACAAGGCCGAGCTCCCCGAAAGGGCGACTCTGGTGTCCTCGCCGTCGATGAAGAGGCGCCCGTCGCTGGAGTTCGCGGAGAAACAAGGGGTGTCGTCGCCGAGGACGCCAAGGACGCCGACCACGCCGAGCAAGGCGAAGGCGGAGATCAGGACGAAGCGGTCTCCCAGCCCCAGGCTCTAG
- the LOC123136264 gene encoding protein IQ-DOMAIN 3 isoform X1 gives MGKKVRWFDAVQRILSSSEPDREEKEGKQKPAERPTSKSSFKKLWQFGKSSTSTSSSSATPETAPAAQQQPPPQPDQQDAVEAKSAGTTSEQNDGGLRAAALAAPVAAQQPAEATAVVTPRAPARSKEELAVVRIQTACRGYLVRKGYKARAQARLMSLLEGVAVKRQTEDALYSMQMMTRVQTQIYARRVNKDKALKSQAQPKQGPDKTKIGEGWDHTHQSKEQIEATLATKQEAASRRQRALSYALSHQWRNRSPSSSSSSGRGRVTPTLSHPPTFMDPGCPNWGWSLAERCMAASRPWESQTAPPDVKDRAAPAKSVGRAASPRVSISVQIPTTPTGRSARPAGRSSPSTPTQSRSPSALGKTVASPRRAPSPKGSPFKGSGSMLSERPRSSQEHLGTSGVGGGEDKEASLRRTTSLRSGELPGRLSPRAREVDAGETGGAPVTPSYMQATKSVKAKARCASPAAADKAELPERATLVSSPSMKRRPSLEFAEKQGVSSPRTPRTPTTPSKAKAEIRTKRSPSPRL, from the exons ATGGGGAAGAAGGTGAGGTGGTTTGACGCCGTGCAGAGGATCCTGAGCTCGTCGGAACCTGATCGCGAGGAGAAGGAAGGCAAGCAG aagccggccgagaggCCGACGAGTAAATCGAGCTTCAAGAAGCTATGGCAGTTCGGCAAGTCCAGCACgtccacttcttcctcctccgcgACGCCGGAGACTGCTCCCGCGGCCCAGCAGCAGCCTCCTCCGCAGCCTGATCAGCAGGACGCTGTGGAGGCCAAGTCCGCCGGCACGACGAGCGAGCAAAACGATGGTGGACTCCGAGCCGCGGCGCTCGCCGCGCCGGTGGCTGCGCAGCAGCCGGCAGAGGCCACGGCCGTCGTCACGCCAAGAGCGCCCGCGCGGTCGAAGGAGGAGCTTGCCGTCGTCAGGATTCAGACGGCTTGCAGGGGCTACCTG GTAAGGAAGGGGTACAAGGCGAGAGCACAGGCTCGGCTGATGTCGCTGCTGGAGGGGGTCGCCGTGAAGCGCCAGACGGAGGATGCGCTGTACAGCATGCAGATGATGACGAGGGTTCAGACGCAGATATACGCCAGGAGGGTCAACAAGGACAAGGCTCTCAAGAGTCAGGCCCAGCCTAAGCAAGGGCCTGACAAAACCAAG ATTGGTGAAGGCTGGGATCACACTCACCAGTCCAAGGAGCAGATCGAGGCCACGCTCGCGACGAAGCAGGAGGCCGCGTCGAGGCGGCAGAGGGCCCTGTCCTACGCCTTATCTCACCAG TGGAGGAACAGgagcccttcttcttcatcttcctcgggGCGAGGGAGAGTGACACCCACGCTGTCGCACCCTCCAACGTTCATGGACCCTGGCTGCCCCAACTGGGGCTGGAGCTTGGCGGAGCGCTGTATGGCGGCGTCCAGGCCGTGGGAGAGCCAGACCGCGCCGCCGGACGTCAAGGACCGCGCTGCTCCCGCGAAGAGCGTCGGCCGGGCCGCCAGCCCGAGGGTGTCCATCTCAGTCCAGATTCCCACCACGCCGACGGGCAGGTCCGCTCGGCCGGCCGGCCGGTCGTCGCCGTCGACCCCGACGCAGTCGCGGTCCCCCTCGGCGCTGGGGAAGACGGTCGCGTCGCCCCGGCGGGCTCCGAGCCCGAAGGGTAGCCCGTTCAAAGGGTCGGGAAGCATGCTGTCGGAGCGCCCGCGGAGCAGCCAGGAGCACCTGGGGACAAGCGGTGTCGGCGGTGGCGAAGACAAGGAGGCCTCGCTGCGACGGACGACGAGCTTGCGGTCGGGGGAGCTGCCGGGGAGGCTGAGTCCACGAGCGAGAGAGGTCGACGCAGGCGAGACGGGCGGCGCGCCGGTGACGCCCAGCTACATGCAGGCGACCAAGTCCGTGAAGGCCAAGGCCCGGTGCGCGAGCCCCGCGGCGGCTGACAAGGCCGAGCTCCCCGAAAGGGCGACTCTGGTGTCCTCGCCGTCGATGAAGAGGCGCCCGTCGCTGGAGTTCGCGGAGAAACAAGGGGTGTCGTCGCCGAGGACGCCAAGGACGCCGACCACGCCGAGCAAGGCGAAGGCGGAGATCAGGACGAAGCGGTCTCCCAGCCCCAGGCTCTAG
- the LOC123136255 gene encoding uncharacterized protein, producing the protein MIWLSGVEGGVDPEGRDELPPVDAATDGEAMAQGSFGEADFDAMMVESGGVQDEEEGSSSLAQIQNIAADTAEISDPAVPQHDAEAELNEDDQRTRYHLPPLDKDGFRVSDLVWGKLQGHPWWPGAIFDPSDASELALKHQKEGHHLVAFFGDGSFAWCHESQLKPFMDNCIEMEKQGNSDAFTSAVNSALQELSTRILTATSCSCLPEYLSENGMCYLRGNFGLKAGVTCSKVNQAEILQYFSPEHLLHYMKLLALSPCQGGVLQDLVIACSQLMSFYRSKGYGEIASFQSGSAWAEDGIDTTVTNEVQPSHVKPKRGRGRPRKRKPDDNIELAEGRPIVKPQNEPIVHNNIGETECGEVDISVKKPAKRRRVQRRHGVDTKDLLSGMAASTEMSMIGKTEGDRSEEWKILPCPKEETTDHMQDAYWSGLSLHTVSTHSLKGASGKTRPIRRRRPTRRTCAPSSDLSSPVQNMQPETLDVNRKIEVIKRSIIHVDEKMVHDVNPTALILCFGKSIALPSEMDFIRVFSRYGPLKETETEVHENINTVKVVFRKRVDAERAFSVAGNFGSFGPSLQSFRLANMPFSLRTAELNYPKLHPEDSSMEIPACRLSGGALDSVQIDIIDKAGKGETVKNPSVEHTEMVKLAGQDEGNTERALHAGRRNEESPDVLSDTMQTGIVDDTSKHKLVCVHGVVEALEDTMEVDNTDETRDLRAQAFTGYVPKQSLGDEYAFQGIEGVNS; encoded by the exons ATGATCTGGCTTTCGggggtggagggaggggtggaCCCGGAGGGGCGGGACGAGCTGCCGCCGGTGGATGCCGCTACGGACGGGGAGGCGATGGCGCAGGGGAGTTTCGGCGAAGCAGATTTTGATGCCATGATGGTGGAATCTGGTGGGGTGCAGGACGAGGAGGAGGGGAGTAGTAGCCTGGCGCAGATACAGAATATTGCCGCCGACACGGCGGAGATTTCTGATCCTGCCGTACCTCAACATGATGCTGAAGCCG AATTGAACGAAGATGATCAGCGTACTAGATACCATCTTCCTCCCCTTGATAAAGATGGGTTTCGAGTTTCTGATCTTGTCTGGGGTAAATTGCAAGGTCATCCCTGGTGGCCTGGTGCAATTTTTGATCCTTCAGATGCATCTGAGCTGGCATTGAAGCATCAGAAAGAGGGCCACCATCTGGTAGCATTTTTTGGCGACGGTTCTTTTGCGTGGTGTCATGAATCCCAGTTGAAGCCTTTCATGGACAACTGTATAGAGATGGAGAAACAAGGCAATTCTGATGCCTTCACCAGTGCAGTTAACTCTGCGCTTCAAGAACTCTCAACGCGGATATTGACGGCCACGAGTTGCTCTTGTCTCCCAGAATACCTCTCTGAGAATGGCATGTGTTATCTGCGTGGGAATTTTGGGCTCAAGGCTGGAGTTACTTGCTCTAAGGTTAACCAGGCTGAGATATTGCAATATTTCAGTCCAGAACACCTTCTTCATTATATGAAGCTGCTGGCTCTGTCCCCTTGCCAAGGAGGTGTTCTGCAGGATTTAGTGATTGCTTGCTCTCAACTTATGTCTTTCTATCGCTCTAAGGGATACGGTGaaattgcatcatttcaatctggCAGTGCATGGGCAGAGGATGGCATCGACACAACTGTCACCAATGAAGTGCAGCCTAGTCATGTGAAGCCCAAAAGAGGTAGGGGAAGACCTCGTAAGCGAAAGCCTGACGATAACATAGAGTTGGCAGAGGGAAGGCCCATTGTGAAGCCTCAGAATGAACCGATAGTTCATAACAATATTGGTGAAACAGAGTGTGGTGAAGTTGACATCTCTGTGAAGAAGCCAGCAAAAAGGAGGCgtgtgcagaggcgccatggtgtgGACACCAAGGACTTATTATCTGGGATGGCAGCTTCTACTGAAATGAGCATGATTGGGAAAACTGAAGGGGACAGGAGTGAAGAGTGGAAAATTTTGCCTTGTCCTAAGGAAGAAACAACGGACCATATGCAGGATGCCTACTGGTCTGGACTGAGTTTACATACTGTCTCCACTCATAGCCTCAAAGGGGCAAGTGGCAAAACAAGGCCGATACGTAGGCGGAGACCGACGCGACGGACATGTGCACCTTCATCAGATCTTTCTTCCCCTGTACAGAATATGCAGCCTGAAACATTGGATGTTAACAGGAAGATAGAAGTGATAAAAAGATCAATTATCCACGTTGACGAGAAGATGGTCCATGACGTAAACCCCACTGCACTTATTTTGTGCTTTGGCAAGTCAATTGCTCTTCCTTCAGAAATGGATTTTATTAGGGTGTTCAGTCGCTATGGACCACTAAAAGAGACCGAGACTGAAGTGCACGAGAACATAAATACTGTTAAAGTTGTCTTCAGGAAACGTGTCGATGCTGAAAGGGCTTTCAGTGTTGCTGGCAACTTTGGTTCTTTTGGACCTTCACTTCAAAGTTTTCGTCTTGCGAATATGCCATTTTCTCTAAGAACGGCTGAATTGAATTATCCTAAGTTACACCCTGAAGATAGTAGCATGGAGATTCCTG CTTGTAGGCTGTCTGGAGGTGCACTGGATTCTGTGCAAATTGACATCATCGACAAAGCTGGCAAAGGTGAAACTGTAAAGAATCCATCAGTTGAACACACTGAGATGGTCAAGCTTGCAGGACAAGATGAAGGCAATACCGAGCGTGCTTTACATGCTGGACGCAGAAATGAAGAGTCACCTGATGTTCTCTCAGATACCATGCAAACTGGAATTGTAGATGACACCTCAAAACACAAACTTGTGTGTGTACATGGTGTTGTCGAGGCCTTGGAAGATACCATGGAAGTTGATAATACGGATGAGACTCGAGACCTGAGAGCTCAAGCTTTTACCGGATATGTACCAAAACAGTCTTTGGGGGATGAGTACGCGTTCCAGGGAATCGAGGGGGTCAACAGTTGA
- the LOC123136280 gene encoding bifunctional purine biosynthesis protein PurH isoform X1 produces MVCAAISVAGGPATSLSRRPAPGLRSRRLLWARATSQYTMSRVAPRLSSAMVGAPTPDHDEARIGAQGGVKQALISLSDKTDLANLGNGLQSLGFSIISTGGTASSLEAAGVNVTKVEQITHFPEMLDGRVKTLHPSIHGGILARRDQEHHLKALNEHGIGTFDVVVVNLYPFYGKVTSGAISFEDGIENIDIGGPTLIRAAAKNHKDVLVVVDHHDYPALLKYLQEKQADPQFRRMLAWKALQHVASYDSAVSEWLWKQSNSGDTFPPSFTVPLSMKSALRYGENPHQKAAFYGDRSLSLVNAGGIATAVQHHGKEMSYNNYLDADAAWNCVSEFENPTCVVVKHTNPCGVASRQDVLEAYRLAVKADPVSAFGGIVAFNTTIDEDLAKEIREFRSPTDGETRMFYEIVVAPGYTEKGLEVLKGKSKTLRILEAKRSGKNMLSLRQVSGGWLAQESDDLAPEDITFMTGSERAPTDSELSDAKFAWLCVKHVKSNAIVIAKDNCMLGMGSGQPNRVDSLRIAFRKAGEAAKGAALASDAFFPFAWKDAVEEACENGIGTIAQPGGSMRDKDAVDCCNKYDVSLLFTGVRHFRH; encoded by the exons ATGGTTTGCGCCGCCATCTCAGTAGCCGGCGGACCTGCCACATCCCTCTCCCGTCGGCCAGCACCCGGCCTCCGTAGCCGCCGCCTGCTCTGGGCTCGCGCGACGAGTCAATATACAATGAGCCGGGTTGCGCCGCGGCTGAGCTCTGCCATGGTTGGGGCCCCCACCCCCGACCATGACGAAGCACGCATAGGTGCGCAAGGAG GAGTGAAGCAAGCACTCATATCACTGTCGGATAAAACAGACTTGGCCAATCTTGGAAACGGTCTTCAGAGCTTGGG GTTTTCTATCATCTCCACTGGTGGTACAGCATCAAGCCTGGAAGCAGCTGGAGTGAATGTTACAAAAGTTGAACAGATTACACATTTTCCTGAAATG CTTGATGGAAGAGTAAAAACATTGCACCCCAGTATACATGGTGGTATTCTTGCCCGAAGAGACCAGGAGCATCATCTTAAAGCATTGAATGAGCATGGCATCG GGACATTTGATGTGGTTGTAGTGAATTTGTATCCATTCTATGGTAAGGTCACCTCTGGTGCAATTTCTTTTGAGGATGGCATTGAAAATATTGATATTGGTGGGCCTACATTGATCCGGGCTGCAGCGAAG AATCATAAGGATGTTCTTGTTGTTGTGGATCATCATGATTACCCTGCTCTATTGAAATATCTACAAGAAAAGCAAGCGGACCCGCAGTTCCGCAGGATGCTAGCATGGAAAGCTTTACAGCACGTCGCTTCTTATGATTCAGCTGTCTCAGAGTGGTTGTGGAAGCAATCGAACAGTG GAGATACATTTCCCCCAAGTTTTACTGTTCCCCTCTCGATGAAGTCTGCACTTCGTTATGGTGAAAATCCTCATCAAAAGGCGGCATTTTACGGTGACAGGAGTCTTTCTCTAGTCAATGCCGGTGGTATTGCAACAGCAGTTCAGCACCATGGAAAG GAAATGTCCTATAACAACTACTTGGATGCTGATGCTGCATGGAATTGTGTGTCAGAGTTTGAGAACCCTACTTGTGTTGTGGTTAAGCACACCAATCCGTGTGGTGTTGCATCCCGGCAGGATGTTCTTGAGGCATATAGATTAGCTGTAAAGGCAGATCCTGTGAGTGCATTTGGGGGAATTGTTGCATTCAACACCACAATTGACGAG GATCTTGCAAAGGAGATCCGTGAGTTTAGAAGTCCTACAGATGGCGAGACACGGATGTTCTATGAGATCGTGGTGGCACCAGGATACACAGAGAAGGGCCTCGAGGTCCTCAAAGGGAAATCGAAGACGTTGAGGATCCTTGAGGCGAAGAGAAGTGGGAAAAACATGTTGTCGCTCAGGCAGGTAAGTGGTGGTTGGCTAGCTCAAGAGTCGGACGATCTAGCCCCAGAAGACATCACCTTCATGACGGGTTCTGAGAGAGCTCCGACAGACAGCGAGCTCTCGGATGCCAAGTTTGCCTGGCTCTGCGTGAAGCACGTCAAGAGCAACGCCATTGTGATTGCCAAG GACAATTGCATGCTGGGCATGGGAAGCGGGCAGCCAAACAGGGTGGACAGCCTGAGGATCGCCTTCAGGAAAGCAGGGGAAGCTGCCAAGGGAGCCGCTCTGGCCAGCGACGCCTTCTTCCCATTCG CCTGGAAGGACGCCGTGGAGGAGGCGTGCGAGAACGGCATCGGCACGATCGCGCAGCCCGGCGGCAGCATGAGGGACAAGGACGCCGTCGACTGCTGCAACAAGTACGACGTCTCCCTCCTCTTCACCGGCGTCCGCCACTTCAGGCACTAA
- the LOC123136280 gene encoding bifunctional purine biosynthesis protein PurH isoform X2, with product MVCAAISVAGGPATSLSRRPAPGLRSRRLLWARATSQYTMSRVAPRLSSAMVGAPTPDHDEARIGVKQALISLSDKTDLANLGNGLQSLGFSIISTGGTASSLEAAGVNVTKVEQITHFPEMLDGRVKTLHPSIHGGILARRDQEHHLKALNEHGIGTFDVVVVNLYPFYGKVTSGAISFEDGIENIDIGGPTLIRAAAKNHKDVLVVVDHHDYPALLKYLQEKQADPQFRRMLAWKALQHVASYDSAVSEWLWKQSNSGDTFPPSFTVPLSMKSALRYGENPHQKAAFYGDRSLSLVNAGGIATAVQHHGKEMSYNNYLDADAAWNCVSEFENPTCVVVKHTNPCGVASRQDVLEAYRLAVKADPVSAFGGIVAFNTTIDEDLAKEIREFRSPTDGETRMFYEIVVAPGYTEKGLEVLKGKSKTLRILEAKRSGKNMLSLRQVSGGWLAQESDDLAPEDITFMTGSERAPTDSELSDAKFAWLCVKHVKSNAIVIAKDNCMLGMGSGQPNRVDSLRIAFRKAGEAAKGAALASDAFFPFAWKDAVEEACENGIGTIAQPGGSMRDKDAVDCCNKYDVSLLFTGVRHFRH from the exons ATGGTTTGCGCCGCCATCTCAGTAGCCGGCGGACCTGCCACATCCCTCTCCCGTCGGCCAGCACCCGGCCTCCGTAGCCGCCGCCTGCTCTGGGCTCGCGCGACGAGTCAATATACAATGAGCCGGGTTGCGCCGCGGCTGAGCTCTGCCATGGTTGGGGCCCCCACCCCCGACCATGACGAAGCACGCATAG GAGTGAAGCAAGCACTCATATCACTGTCGGATAAAACAGACTTGGCCAATCTTGGAAACGGTCTTCAGAGCTTGGG GTTTTCTATCATCTCCACTGGTGGTACAGCATCAAGCCTGGAAGCAGCTGGAGTGAATGTTACAAAAGTTGAACAGATTACACATTTTCCTGAAATG CTTGATGGAAGAGTAAAAACATTGCACCCCAGTATACATGGTGGTATTCTTGCCCGAAGAGACCAGGAGCATCATCTTAAAGCATTGAATGAGCATGGCATCG GGACATTTGATGTGGTTGTAGTGAATTTGTATCCATTCTATGGTAAGGTCACCTCTGGTGCAATTTCTTTTGAGGATGGCATTGAAAATATTGATATTGGTGGGCCTACATTGATCCGGGCTGCAGCGAAG AATCATAAGGATGTTCTTGTTGTTGTGGATCATCATGATTACCCTGCTCTATTGAAATATCTACAAGAAAAGCAAGCGGACCCGCAGTTCCGCAGGATGCTAGCATGGAAAGCTTTACAGCACGTCGCTTCTTATGATTCAGCTGTCTCAGAGTGGTTGTGGAAGCAATCGAACAGTG GAGATACATTTCCCCCAAGTTTTACTGTTCCCCTCTCGATGAAGTCTGCACTTCGTTATGGTGAAAATCCTCATCAAAAGGCGGCATTTTACGGTGACAGGAGTCTTTCTCTAGTCAATGCCGGTGGTATTGCAACAGCAGTTCAGCACCATGGAAAG GAAATGTCCTATAACAACTACTTGGATGCTGATGCTGCATGGAATTGTGTGTCAGAGTTTGAGAACCCTACTTGTGTTGTGGTTAAGCACACCAATCCGTGTGGTGTTGCATCCCGGCAGGATGTTCTTGAGGCATATAGATTAGCTGTAAAGGCAGATCCTGTGAGTGCATTTGGGGGAATTGTTGCATTCAACACCACAATTGACGAG GATCTTGCAAAGGAGATCCGTGAGTTTAGAAGTCCTACAGATGGCGAGACACGGATGTTCTATGAGATCGTGGTGGCACCAGGATACACAGAGAAGGGCCTCGAGGTCCTCAAAGGGAAATCGAAGACGTTGAGGATCCTTGAGGCGAAGAGAAGTGGGAAAAACATGTTGTCGCTCAGGCAGGTAAGTGGTGGTTGGCTAGCTCAAGAGTCGGACGATCTAGCCCCAGAAGACATCACCTTCATGACGGGTTCTGAGAGAGCTCCGACAGACAGCGAGCTCTCGGATGCCAAGTTTGCCTGGCTCTGCGTGAAGCACGTCAAGAGCAACGCCATTGTGATTGCCAAG GACAATTGCATGCTGGGCATGGGAAGCGGGCAGCCAAACAGGGTGGACAGCCTGAGGATCGCCTTCAGGAAAGCAGGGGAAGCTGCCAAGGGAGCCGCTCTGGCCAGCGACGCCTTCTTCCCATTCG CCTGGAAGGACGCCGTGGAGGAGGCGTGCGAGAACGGCATCGGCACGATCGCGCAGCCCGGCGGCAGCATGAGGGACAAGGACGCCGTCGACTGCTGCAACAAGTACGACGTCTCCCTCCTCTTCACCGGCGTCCGCCACTTCAGGCACTAA